The proteins below come from a single Paraburkholderia flagellata genomic window:
- a CDS encoding response regulator transcription factor, which translates to MVIHIIDDDAAMRTALTRLLRSAGFEARVYASAGDFLVSVQDDRPGCILLDLELGGPNGLELQQALLRDSRALPIVFMSAYSDVPRTVKAMKAGAVDFLLKPFERQALFDAIDAALKACTVQEAPERHAASMQLADREQVVLRGIVAGLRNKQIAAQLGLSERTIKSCRADLMRKVGATSLAELLRRTESMVSVPA; encoded by the coding sequence ATGGTGATTCACATTATTGACGACGATGCAGCAATGCGCACCGCATTAACCCGGCTTCTAAGGAGCGCCGGATTCGAGGCGCGCGTTTATGCCTCCGCCGGAGACTTTCTGGTGAGCGTGCAGGACGATCGCCCCGGCTGCATTTTGCTGGACCTCGAACTGGGCGGACCGAACGGCCTGGAACTGCAGCAGGCGTTGCTTCGCGACTCGCGGGCGTTGCCCATCGTCTTCATGAGTGCGTACAGCGACGTGCCGCGTACCGTGAAAGCGATGAAGGCAGGCGCCGTCGATTTCCTGCTCAAGCCGTTCGAGCGCCAGGCGCTGTTCGACGCGATCGACGCGGCGTTGAAAGCTTGCACGGTACAGGAGGCGCCTGAACGGCACGCGGCATCGATGCAGTTGGCGGATCGGGAGCAAGTCGTGCTGCGCGGCATCGTCGCCGGACTGCGAAACAAGCAGATCGCTGCGCAACTCGGATTGTCCGAACGGACCATCAAGTCGTGCCGCGCCGACCTCATGCGCAAGGTTGGCGCGACTTCACTGGCCGAATTGCTGCGCCGCACGGAATCGATGGTCAGTGTGCCCGCATAG
- a CDS encoding response regulator, whose amino-acid sequence MIVIVEDDAGLRRALERLLRYSGFRTRSFRSAEDANIFEFASMARCLVIDVQLPGLSGPAFYDTLHSPRPPAVFMTAYDGVRPRGAMESTGAHALLTKPFSGKALVEAIGNATASAR is encoded by the coding sequence ATGATCGTGATCGTGGAAGACGATGCCGGGTTGCGGCGCGCGCTCGAGCGGCTGCTTCGGTATTCGGGCTTTCGCACGCGATCGTTTCGCAGCGCCGAGGACGCCAACATATTCGAATTCGCTTCCATGGCGCGCTGCCTCGTCATCGATGTTCAACTGCCGGGTCTATCAGGGCCGGCGTTCTACGACACGCTGCATTCGCCGCGCCCGCCCGCAGTGTTCATGACCGCATATGACGGCGTGCGCCCGCGCGGCGCCATGGAAAGTACCGGTGCGCACGCGCTGTTGACCAAGCCGTTCTCGGGCAAGGCGCTGGTCGAGGCGATTGGCAACGCGACCGCAAGCGCGCGATGA
- a CDS encoding DUF2092 domain-containing protein — protein MKRRVICIAVLAATLVAPEAFAQASAPVAASSVANPVDPAAVEALKRMGTYLQSLKRFSVSTELTGERVLEDGQKLQHTATADLDVDRPHRIRALMSSARSQREIIFDGKTVTLFSPAQKYYSSVAFEGTISALIDKLRENYGVEFPLADLFIWGTPDAPADQFESAMFAGQDYIDSDLCNHYAFRQKDIDWQVWIKAGESPLPRKIVITRRDDDARPQSVSVIDWTTHATFNDATFSFHPPAGAKKIEIVPVKNKG, from the coding sequence ATGAAGAGAAGGGTTATATGCATAGCTGTACTGGCCGCGACACTCGTTGCACCAGAGGCTTTCGCACAGGCTTCCGCTCCGGTCGCGGCAAGCAGCGTCGCCAATCCGGTCGACCCCGCGGCGGTCGAGGCGCTCAAGAGGATGGGTACCTACCTCCAGTCGCTCAAACGCTTCAGCGTTTCGACCGAACTGACCGGTGAACGCGTGCTGGAAGACGGCCAGAAGCTGCAGCACACGGCAACGGCGGACCTCGACGTCGACCGGCCGCACCGCATACGCGCGCTCATGTCCAGCGCACGAAGCCAGCGCGAGATCATCTTCGACGGCAAGACGGTCACGCTTTTTTCGCCAGCGCAGAAGTACTACTCGAGCGTCGCGTTCGAGGGCACCATCTCCGCATTGATCGACAAACTGCGCGAGAACTACGGTGTGGAATTCCCGCTGGCCGACCTGTTCATCTGGGGAACGCCGGATGCGCCGGCTGACCAGTTCGAATCCGCCATGTTCGCGGGCCAGGACTATATCGATTCAGACCTCTGCAATCACTATGCATTCCGCCAGAAGGATATTGACTGGCAGGTCTGGATAAAGGCAGGTGAAAGTCCACTGCCGCGCAAGATCGTGATCACGCGCCGCGACGACGATGCACGCCCGCAGTCCGTTTCGGTCATCGACTGGACGACGCACGCCACCTTCAACGACGCTACGTTCTCGTTCCATCCGCCTGCTGGCGCGAAGAAGATCGAGATCGTTCCGGTCAAGAACAAGGGGTAG